A single genomic interval of candidate division WOR-3 bacterium harbors:
- a CDS encoding triose-phosphate isomerase, with protein MSEKTLPPLVAGNWKMYKGAREAGEFIRLLSQKVGNVKDREVVVFPPFTSIPTVAQVLQEVASTISYGAQDVFWEAEGAFTGEVSPAFLAELGCRYVIVGHSERRHLLGETDEMCRLKVAAALRYGIRPILCCGETLQEREAGETTDVIKKQLTAGLSGVAADASFDIAYEPVWAIGTGKNATGDQIGEVHSFIRRWLGERYEKATGGIRIIYGGSVKPANIDSLMAQPEVDGVLVGGASLDLESFVRIVNYGRVK; from the coding sequence ATGAGCGAGAAAACACTCCCGCCGTTGGTGGCGGGTAATTGGAAAATGTATAAAGGTGCCCGCGAGGCGGGTGAGTTCATCCGATTGCTTTCTCAAAAAGTGGGAAATGTAAAGGACCGAGAGGTAGTTGTTTTTCCGCCATTTACCTCAATCCCGACCGTTGCCCAGGTGTTACAGGAGGTTGCCAGCACGATAAGTTACGGAGCGCAGGATGTGTTCTGGGAGGCAGAGGGTGCATTTACCGGCGAGGTTTCTCCGGCATTTCTTGCTGAGCTGGGATGTCGGTATGTGATTGTTGGGCATTCGGAACGGCGTCATCTGTTGGGCGAGACTGATGAGATGTGCCGTCTTAAAGTGGCTGCGGCATTACGTTACGGGATTAGACCAATCCTCTGCTGTGGTGAGACATTACAGGAGCGCGAGGCGGGGGAAACTACCGATGTGATTAAGAAACAGTTGACCGCGGGACTTAGCGGTGTGGCGGCGGATGCAAGTTTCGACATCGCCTACGAGCCGGTCTGGGCGATTGGCACCGGGAAAAATGCCACCGGAGACCAGATTGGTGAGGTTCACAGTTTTATCCGGCGCTGGCTTGGTGAGCGGTACGAAAAGGCAACAGGTGGCATTAGAATCATTTATGGCGGAAGTGTAAAGCCGGCAAATATTGACAGTTTAATGGCGCAGCCAGAGGTTGACGGCGTGCTCGTGGGTGGCGCAAGTCTTGATTTGGAAAGTTTCGTTCGTATTGTCAACTACGGCAGGGTAAAGTGA
- the secG gene encoding preprotein translocase subunit SecG: MYGVLIFLHLLVAVLLVLVVLIQQPQKGGLGTILGGGESIFGGGGAAPFMAKITSALAVAFMLTSLGLVLVGARRIKAGANRTSVKSDSEVVKVTQLEKKDVRSSENSRFSIPC; this comes from the coding sequence ATGTATGGAGTACTGATTTTTCTGCATCTTTTAGTCGCGGTCCTTTTGGTGCTGGTGGTTTTAATCCAACAGCCTCAGAAAGGTGGACTGGGAACGATACTCGGTGGTGGTGAGTCGATATTTGGGGGTGGTGGTGCGGCACCGTTTATGGCGAAGATAACATCGGCGCTGGCGGTGGCGTTTATGTTGACTTCACTTGGACTGGTTTTGGTTGGCGCCCGAAGAATCAAGGCGGGAGCGAATCGAACTTCGGTGAAGTCCGATAGCGAAGTAGTAAAAGTTACTCAACTGGAGAAGAAAGATGTACGCAGTAGTGAAAATAGCAGGTTTTCAATACCTTGTTAA
- the rplU gene encoding 50S ribosomal protein L21, which produces MKIAGFQYLVKPGEVVTVPRLEGEPGSPVRFDDVLMVRTEDQAIIGRPNVTNAYVEGNIIEHRRGEKVTVYKFIRRENYRRKKGHRQPLTRVKITKIGYEK; this is translated from the coding sequence GTGAAAATAGCAGGTTTTCAATACCTTGTTAAACCAGGGGAGGTTGTAACAGTACCTCGTCTGGAAGGAGAACCGGGTAGTCCGGTGCGATTCGATGATGTTTTGATGGTCCGCACTGAAGACCAAGCAATAATTGGTAGACCCAATGTTACCAATGCTTATGTTGAGGGTAATATCATTGAGCACCGTCGGGGTGAGAAGGTGACCGTTTATAAGTTCATCCGTCGGGAGAATTACCGGCGCAAGAAAGGTCATCGACAACCGTTAACCCGGGTGAAGATTACCAAGATTGGTTATGAGAAATAA